Proteins found in one Lates calcarifer isolate ASB-BC8 linkage group LG8, TLL_Latcal_v3, whole genome shotgun sequence genomic segment:
- the LOC108878315 gene encoding signal-transducing adaptor protein 1, with amino-acid sequence MSVPPRVVHKRRATITDLPLYYSGYLLKKHTKEKDFKKYYAELRGATLFLYKDDTQDTYTEKLDLEQLKSMELDSPYKKKMPTIFTLTLHTEEVQLKMDNPDTGEEWRGYILTVVKKEIPSKLQLLPGQMLQLEEALAQERRRNPPTSRPPLPPRPPFLPQIPSSKPPPPPPHKDEPDPSSPDMPACFFNVTRKEAEKMLEANPEYGGIILRPSTLANNYALTIRQPTPRGPVMRNYRVTSTNSGFVIELDKAVSVSSLNDVLKYFLEKTEYRLHPYMASQPYDTRIEVTPAPKCVSITSPATKTVPKAQVAPMQRLPTKEELPPPPTKPVEGEYVVPDDHRLDDHDLKLVQLDSELRQVLKFRRENIYAESGDQEDPSYENQTTDKSPSCTAQWTT; translated from the exons ATGTCTGTGCCCCCCAGAGTTGTCCACAAGAGGAGAGCGACGATCACAGATCTGCCTCTGTACTACTCAGGATACCTGCTGAAGAAACACACCAAGGAGAAG GATTTCAAGAAGTATTATGCAGAGCTGCGTGGAGCCACCCTGTTCCTGTACAAAGATGACACACAGGATACA TACACAGAGAAGCTGGACCTGGAGCAGCTGAAGTCCATGGAGTTAGACTCTCCATATAAGAAGAAGATGCCGACCATCTTCACTCTCACCCTGCACACAGAGGAGGTGCAGCTGAAG ATGGACAATCCTGACacaggagaggagtggaggggtTACATCCTGACTGTGGTCAAA AAGGAGATTCCCAgtaaactgcagctgctgccggGCCAGATGTtgcagctggaggaggctctggctcaggagagaaggagaaatcCTCCCACGTCGCGTCCACCTCTCCCGCCCCGACCGCCCTTCCTACCCCAAATCCCATCCTCAaaacctcctccccctccaccacacaAAGACGAGCCAGACCCCAGCAGCCCTGACATGCCTGC GTGTTTCTTCAATGTGACTcggaaggaggcagagaagatGTTGGAGGCAAACCCAGAGTACGGAGGCATCATCCTCCGCCCATCCACGCTGGCCAACAACTACGCCCTGACCATCAGACAACCAACACCCAG AGGGCCTGTCATGAGGAACTACAGAGTCACCTCCACAAACTCAGGGTTCGTCATTGAACTGGACAAAGCG gtgtcAGTCTCCTCCTTGAATGATGTCCTTAAATATTTCCTTGAAAAGACAGAGTACCGCCTTCATCCCTACATGGCATCTCAGCCCTACGACACTCGGATCG AGGTGACACCCGCTCCAAAGTGTGTCAGCATCACCTCACCTGCCACTAAAACGGTACCCAAGGCGCAGGTGGCGCCCATGCAGCGGTTGCCAACCAAAGAGGAGCTTCCGCCTCCTCCAACGAAGCCGGTGGAAGGTGAATACGTGGTTCCAGATGATCACAGGCTTGATGATCACGACCTAAAGCTAG TTCAGCTGGACAGTGAGCTTCGGCAAGTTTTGAAATTCCGGAGGGAAAACATCTACGCTGAAAGCGGCGATCAGGAAGACCCCTCCTATGAGAATCAAACCACTGACAAATCCCCCTCCTGCACAGCACAGTGGACGACGTAG
- the LOC108877897 gene encoding paired box protein Pax-5, whose product MLSARLNVGRTVRMSFNWCSFDSLRCSGHGGVNQLGGVFINGRPLPHVVRQRIVELAQLGVRPCEISRRLRVSHGCVSKILARYNETGSIRPGVIGGSKPKVATPKVVQMILHLKHTNPTMFAWEIRDRLVLERVCDHDSVPSISSINRIIRNKGQSESCEVVASASSVAVGTAHSSESTYSIRGILGIRKHSGKYKEVRDVSCGVYHDQPCSCNDTWGRCDPCLTSISSLTFYPSLPANHNPGLTG is encoded by the exons ATGTTGAGCGCGCGCTTAAATGTTGGTAGAACTGTACGTATGTCTTTTAATTGGTGTTCCTTTGATTCGCTCCGGTGCTCAGGGCACGGCGGCGTAAACCAGCTCGGCGGAGTCTTCATTAACGGGCGCCCGTTACCGCACGTGGTGAGACAGCGTATTGTGGAGCTCGCGCAACTGGGCGTGCGTCCCTGTGAGATCTCCCGCCGCCTGCGCGTCAGTCACGGCTGTGTCAGCAAAATACTGGCCAG GTACAATGAGACAGGGAGCATCAGACCAGGAGTGATTGGAGGCTCCAAGCCAAAAGTGGCCACTCCTAAAGTTGTGCAAATGATCCTGCATCTGAAACACACCAACCCCACCATGTTCGCCTGGGAGATCAGAGACAGGCTGGTGCTGGAGCGAGTGTGTGACCATGACAGCGTGCCCAGCATCAGCTCCATCAACAG GATCATCAGAAATAAAGGCCAGTCTGAGTCTTGTGAAGTTG TGGCATCAGCATCATCTGTTGCCGTGGGAACAGCCCATTCCTCAGAGTCGACCTATTCCATCCGTGGGATTCTGGGGATCAGAAAACACAGCGGCAAATATAAAGAAG TCAGGGACGTCTCCTGCGGCGTGTACCACGATCAGCCATGTTCCTGTAATGACACCTGGGGACGGTGTGACCCCTGCCTGACCTCTATCTCCAGCCTGACCTTTTACCCCAGCCTGCCAGCTAATCATAATCCAGGTCTGACAG GATGA
- the LOC108878330 gene encoding zinc finger CCHC domain-containing protein 7, producing the protein MDYTKENEEEDDSEGAFFIEDSWSSDGEGVIELSQQKHRSSCEQAVRLSGESSPPLLLAFSITSGRTLEDNSSSPASSIALQEEQEEEEEEDTEQPVEEWMILGGEEQAGDSSIQLNLGYWSSSEDDSGDPSEKSVKDTWAVSEKDKSLSSRYFMPGRSLLCNICNRTGHLAKSCYYHKKCPTCFLCGIQGHIQRGCPSRPCPSCGLPSHGLRPCETPPVWNQHCQRCGMTGHLSDACPDTWRQYHLTIRLEVPLRPRTVHTLKHKRHRAHCYNCSERGHYGYECTKRRMVSGTFPSLPYVCHYDTIDDILQCRTRTQKRAKERMNSGSMGPSDQQPLSEPTGESGEENEPVQRRSRTKQETCRRAGRRKTWPERRRERQEVKRLRREAQARREGGLLGRSQGNADNEACHADPFKSPLHGHWASTHPPQKKRKDEAGGRRSRRSRETERWKKRGGIKRGDLYPHGDIDIGSENLLSPKQRVRHRRR; encoded by the exons ATGGACTACACCAAGGAAAAcgaagaggaggatgatagtGAGGGGGCTTTCTTTATTGAGGACTCCTGGAGTTCAGATGGTGAAGGAGTGATTGAGTTAAGCCAGCAGAAACATCGCAGCAGCTGTGAACAAGCTGTGCGGCTCAGCGGGGAAAGctctcctccacttctcctGGCCTTCTCCATCACCTCAGGACGGACTCTGGAGGACAACAGCTCCAGTCCGGCTTCCAGTATTGCCttacaggaggagcaggaagaggaggaagaggaggacactGAGCAGCCCGTCGAGGAGTGGATGATcctgggaggagaggagcaagCAGGAGACTCAAGCATCCAGCTCAACTTGGgatactggagcagctctgaAGATGACTCTGGAG ATCCCAGTGAGAAGTCAGTCAAAGATACTTGGGCTGTATCAGAGAAAGACAAG TCTCTGTCCAGCCGCTATTTTATGCCTGGTCGTTCTCTGCTCTGTAACATCTGCAACAGGACAGGACACCTTGCCAAAAGCTGCTATTACCATAAG AAATGTCCCACCTGCTTCCTTTGTGGGATCCAGGGCCACATCCAGAGGGGCTGTCCGAGCCGCCCCTGCCCCAGCTGTGGGCTGCCTTCACATGGCCTCAGGCCCTGTGAAACCCCCCCAGTATGGAACCAACACTGCCAGCGCTGTGGCATGACAGGACACCTCTCTGAT GCCTGCCCTGATACATGGAGACAATACCACTTGACA ATCCGGTTAGAGGTGCCACTCAGACCACGGACAGTTCACACCCTCAAACATAAGAGACACCGCGCTCACTGTTACAACTGCTCTGAGAGAGGACATTATGGCTAT GAGTGCACGAAGAGGAGGATGGTCAGTGGGACTTTTCCTTCACTGCCTTATGTTTGCCACTATGACACCATTGATGATATCCTCCAATGTCGTACCAGGACTCAGAAAAGAGCCAAAG aGCGCATGAATTCTGGATCCATGGGTCCTTCAGACCAGCAGCCCTTGTCTGAACCAACAGGGGAGAGTGGTGAGGAAAATGAACCGGtccagaggaggagcaggacaaAGCAGGAGACGTGTCGCCGAGCTGGCAGGAGGAAGACGTGGCCAGAGAGGcgcagagagaggcaggaggtcAAGAGGCTGAGGAGAGAGGCTCAAGCCAGACGAGAAGGAGGGCTGCTGGGGAGGTCCCAGGGCAACGCTGACAATGAAGCATGCCATGCAGACCCCTTCAAGTCCCCCCTCCATGGTCACTGGGCGTCCACACACCCtccacagaagaagagaaaggatGAGGCAGGCGGcaggaggagtaggaggagcagagagacagagaggtggaagaagagaggagggataAAACGAGGTGATTTATATCCTCATGGTGACATTGACATTGGAAGTGAAAACCTTCTTTCTCCAAAGCAAAGAGTACGCCACAGAAGAAGATAA
- the LOC108878338 gene encoding LOW QUALITY PROTEIN: E3 ubiquitin-protein ligase RNF38-like (The sequence of the model RefSeq protein was modified relative to this genomic sequence to represent the inferred CDS: deleted 1 base in 1 codon) — protein MDPPRTRSRSRSGFYHFGMNGSVGSNGSGNAVGNGSLMNASGGGVSYPQQSNPGWAQHHGGRSYPESQQQHTQGSYLSAGAQRHSSHGAHRHPGAGGVLHFHPDNVCSEDRDKMEDSPSPKRQRLSQQSMLDLSSAPPSTPSSPIRPWELPPSRRPHPHYMPERCHTPVRNRRSPPMRRQRGRRDRLTRHHHHAHNNHHHYNSNNNNHHHHHHHPNAHHHHHHHLHSHHGPSPGHQDENYRHPAPPQGYPPYSQQPPRGPGPGPGPEERPGYHPPNPSPRPLHQSPNLSPRLLHPAAHPQHPHPHPHPSQQQSSVVLDLHEQGSAPVSYPVSPPGAPPGLPPRSAPQQIPACSVVFSGQHYPVCSVPPPVLQTCSVQHLPMPYPFPSLLSSDPAFLLPPPHLPHPPTHLSHHPPHLPQPGQFGPYPTQQARSPLQRIENDVELLGEHLSLGAGLHYPPATHPALTPHSTQLHFLSHDPLAQEFFGVSYPNFIPRRLPGRRYRSQQPLPPSPYHPSLLPYFLSMLPVQPTGPAISLELDVDDGEVENYEALLNLAERLGEAKLRGLTKGDIEQLPSYRFNPNNHQSEQTLCVVCMSDFESRQLLRVLPCSHEFHGKCVDKWLRANRTCPICRADASEVQRDSE, from the exons ATGGACCCCCCGAGGACTCGGTCGCGGTCTCGGTCCGGCTTCTATCATTTCGGCATGAACGGCAGCGTTGGAAGCAACGGCAGTGGCAACGCGGTCGGTAACGGGAGCTTGATGAATGCCAGCGGAGGAGGGGTGAGCTACCCGCAGCAGAGCAACCCTGGCTGGGCGCAGCACCACGGTGGTCGCAGCTACCCGGagagccagcagcagcacaccCAGGGGAGCTACCTGTCCGCAGGGGCGCAGCGCCACTCTTCGCACGGAGCTCACAGACACCCTGGGGCCG GAGGAGTGCTACATTTTCATCCAGATAATGTGTGCAGCGAGGATCGGGACAAA ATGGAAGACAGCCCAAGCCCCAAAAGGCAGCGTCTTTCCCAGCAGTCCATGTTGGATCTGAGCTCCGCCCCCCCCTCTACTCCTTCCTCTCCCATTCGCCCCTGGGAGCTGCCTCCCAGTCGCAGACCACACCCCCACTACATGCCAGAGAGATGCCACACACCTGTTCGCAACCGACGCAG CCCTCCAATGAGACGCCAGCGAGGCCGGAGAGACCGTCTGacccgccaccaccaccacgcccacaacaaccaccaccactacaacagcaacaacaacaaccaccaccaccaccatcaccacccaAACgcccaccatcatcaccaccaccacctgcacTCCCACCACGGCCCTTCGCCAGGCCACCAGGACGAAAACTACCGTCATCCGGCGCCTCCTCAGGGCTACCCACCCTACAGCCAGCAACCGCCCAGAGGTCCCGGGCCTGGGCCCGGACCAGAAGAACGCCCAGGTTACCATCCCCCAAACCCCTCCCCGAGGCCCCTCCACCAGTCACCAAACCTGTCTCCCAGGCTGCTGCACCCTGCAGCCCACCCACAgcaccctcaccctcaccctcacccaTCCCAGCAACAGAGCAGTGTGGTGCTGGACCTCCATGAGCAg GGTTCAGCTCCAGTATCGTATCCCGTGTCTCCTCCGGGAGCGCCACCCGGCCTGCCGCCTCGATCTGCCCCTCAACAGATCCCAGCATGCTCGGTGGTTTTCAGTGGACAGCACTATCCCGTCTGCAGCGTCCCTCCtcct GTCCTTCAGACTTGTTCTGTGCAGCATTTACCGATGCCCTATCCCTTCCCATCGTTGCTGTCCAGTGACCCAGCCTTCCTGCTTCCCCCTCCACACCTCCCCCATCCCCCAACACATCTCTCCCACCACCCACCTCACCTGCCCCAGCCTGGACAGTTTGGACCCTATCCGACACAGCAGGCACGATCG CCGTTACAGAGGATAGAGAATGATGTGGAGCTGCTTGGAGAGCACCTGTCTTTGGGTGCAGGGCTCCACTATCCCCCCGCCACCCACCCAGCCCTCACTCCACACTCCACACAGCTTCACTTCCTCTCCCATGACCCCCTAGCC CAGGAGTTCTTTGGCGTG TCCTATCCAAACTTCATTCCTCGGCGTCTCCCGGGGCGACGGTACCGCTCGCAACAGCCACTGCCACCTTCGCCTTACCACCCCAGCCTCCTGCCTTACTTCCT TTCAATGCTGCCAGTCCAGCCCACAGGTCCTGCGATCAGCCTAGAGCTGGATGTAGACGATGGAGAGGTGGAAAATTATGAG GCCCTCCTGAACCTCGCTGAGCGTCTGGGAGAGGCCAAACTCCGAGGACTGACCAAGGGAGACATTGAACAGCTTCCCTCCTATCGGTTCAATCCAAATAATCATCAGTCTGAGCAAACACT gtgtgtggtgtgtatgaGTGATTTT